The following coding sequences are from one Streptomyces sp. NBC_00536 window:
- a CDS encoding GNAT family N-acetyltransferase, which produces MTDRSPAAAHRSHRPQRTHHWRHDLVELAALFCAVSVADALANLVVHGPSGPLMLVASAVALLVTAGFHTWWARRHSHAPPPGPTAPSDTGAPAGAEVTGSAHARTGASAADAVADPVTAGSTALWRMRTTVRDEPGSLASLCTALARHRVDILTLQTHPLPEGGTVDEFLLRAPQDLPSAELTRAVAQAGGHSTWIERADAHDLVDTPTRMLGLATRTALDAAELPLALRQLLGRCTIHSIPATTLTGRPNAAAHAPVEGVLESTTMRLRDPSGGAITVERPYLPFTPTEFARARALVELDARLGPRVPRSQDVLTLPEGNEITVRRADGSDLPAARAMHDRCSERTLGLRYHGPVADADRYLGHLLSPRFGRTLAATTASGKLVALGHLLWDGDETEVALLIEDDWQRRGIGSELLGRLISMAVEARCDSVYAVTQASNTGMVAAMRGLGLPLDYQIEEGTLVITARLDAVTAGSRPAHGQGEQRPYESPRHQN; this is translated from the coding sequence ATGACTGACCGCAGCCCCGCCGCCGCCCACCGTTCCCACCGCCCCCAGCGCACCCACCACTGGCGCCACGACCTCGTCGAGCTGGCCGCGCTGTTCTGCGCCGTGTCCGTCGCCGACGCCCTGGCCAATCTCGTGGTGCACGGTCCGAGCGGGCCCCTGATGCTGGTCGCCTCGGCGGTCGCGCTCCTGGTCACCGCCGGTTTCCACACCTGGTGGGCCCGCCGCCACAGCCACGCGCCGCCGCCGGGTCCGACCGCCCCCTCCGATACCGGCGCCCCGGCCGGGGCCGAGGTGACGGGGTCCGCGCACGCACGTACCGGTGCGAGTGCGGCGGACGCCGTGGCCGACCCGGTGACCGCGGGCTCCACCGCCCTGTGGCGGATGCGCACGACCGTACGGGACGAGCCCGGCAGCCTCGCCTCGCTCTGCACCGCGCTGGCCCGCCACCGCGTCGACATCCTGACCCTGCAGACCCACCCGCTCCCCGAGGGGGGCACGGTCGACGAGTTCCTGCTGCGCGCCCCGCAGGACCTGCCCTCCGCCGAGCTGACCCGCGCCGTCGCCCAGGCGGGCGGCCACAGCACCTGGATCGAGCGCGCCGACGCCCACGACCTGGTCGACACCCCGACCCGGATGCTGGGGCTGGCCACCCGGACCGCCCTGGACGCCGCCGAACTGCCGCTCGCGCTGCGCCAGCTGCTCGGCCGCTGCACGATCCACTCGATCCCGGCCACCACCCTCACCGGCCGCCCCAACGCGGCGGCCCACGCTCCCGTCGAGGGCGTGCTGGAGTCCACCACGATGCGGCTGCGCGACCCCTCGGGCGGTGCGATCACCGTGGAGCGCCCCTACCTTCCCTTCACCCCGACCGAGTTCGCGCGGGCCCGCGCCCTGGTCGAGCTGGACGCCCGGCTCGGCCCGCGCGTCCCGCGCAGCCAGGACGTGCTGACCCTGCCCGAGGGCAATGAGATCACCGTGCGCCGCGCGGACGGATCCGACCTCCCGGCGGCCCGCGCCATGCACGACCGCTGCTCCGAGCGGACGCTGGGCCTGCGCTACCACGGGCCGGTCGCCGACGCCGACCGCTACCTCGGCCACCTGCTGAGCCCGCGCTTCGGCCGTACCCTGGCCGCCACCACCGCCTCCGGGAAGCTGGTGGCCCTCGGGCACCTGCTCTGGGACGGCGACGAGACCGAGGTGGCCCTGCTGATCGAGGACGACTGGCAGCGCCGGGGCATCGGTTCCGAACTGCTCGGCAGGCTGATCTCGATGGCGGTCGAGGCCCGCTGCGACAGCGTGTACGCCGTCACCCAGGCCTCGAACACCGGCATGGTGGCCGCCATGCGCGGCCTCGGCCTCCCGCTCGACTACCAGATCGAGGAGGGCACCCTGGTGATCACGGCCCGCCTGGACGCCGTCACGGCCGGCTCCCGGCCGGCGCACGGCCAGGGCGAGCAGCGCCCGTACGAGAGCCCGCGCCACCAGAACTGA
- a CDS encoding DUF885 domain-containing protein → MSDTLHSGNQLPRQVADAYVDDLIALDPITGTYLGVAASSAKLPDFSPAGREASAELARTTLAKLDAAELLPGGDSDAERRCARLLRERLTAELAVHEADEDLRAVSNIHSPAHSVREVFTLTPADTDEDWAAIAERLRAVPTAFAGYRECLQLGLDRGLLGSPRPTATFIGQLGTWAGEDGEGPGFFADFAAAGPEALRAELDAAVEGANEAVVALRDWMRDVYAPAVKGAPDPVGRERYARWSRYFNGTDLDLDEAYAYGWSEYHRLLAEMKTEAAKILPDASPWDALRHLDEHGTHIEGVDEVQAWLQGIMDEAIQNLDGTHFELAERVRKVESRIAPAGGAAAPYYTSPSEDFSRPGRTWLPTMGQTRFPVYDLVSTWYHEGVPGHHLQLAQWTHVADQLSRYQATVGWVSANCEGWALYAERLMDELGYLTDAEQRLGYLDCQMMRAARVIVDIGMHLGLEIPADSPFHPGETWTVDLAQEFFGLHSGRPADFIESELTRYVSMPGQAIGYKLGERAWLLGRENARAAHGESFDLKAWHMAALSQGSLGLDDLVDELSKL, encoded by the coding sequence ATGTCAGACACCCTCCACAGCGGCAACCAGCTGCCCCGCCAGGTCGCGGACGCGTACGTCGACGACCTCATCGCACTCGACCCGATCACCGGCACCTACCTCGGTGTCGCCGCGAGTTCCGCCAAACTCCCGGACTTCTCCCCCGCCGGGCGCGAGGCCTCCGCCGAACTCGCCCGCACCACCCTCGCCAAGCTCGACGCCGCCGAACTGCTCCCCGGCGGCGACAGCGACGCCGAGCGCCGCTGCGCCCGTCTGCTGCGCGAGCGCCTGACCGCCGAACTCGCCGTGCACGAGGCCGACGAGGACCTGCGCGCCGTCAGCAACATCCACTCCCCGGCGCACAGCGTCCGCGAGGTCTTCACGCTGACCCCCGCCGACACGGACGAGGACTGGGCCGCGATCGCCGAACGGCTGCGCGCGGTTCCCACCGCCTTCGCCGGATACCGCGAGTGCCTCCAGCTCGGTCTGGACCGCGGCCTGCTCGGCAGCCCGCGCCCCACCGCCACCTTCATCGGCCAGCTCGGCACCTGGGCCGGCGAGGACGGCGAGGGCCCCGGCTTCTTCGCCGACTTCGCCGCGGCCGGTCCCGAGGCCCTGCGGGCCGAACTCGACGCCGCCGTCGAGGGGGCGAACGAGGCCGTCGTCGCGCTCCGCGACTGGATGCGCGACGTGTACGCCCCGGCGGTCAAGGGCGCCCCGGACCCGGTGGGCCGCGAGCGCTACGCCCGCTGGTCGCGCTACTTCAACGGCACGGACCTGGACCTGGACGAGGCCTACGCCTACGGCTGGTCGGAGTACCACCGGCTGCTCGCCGAGATGAAGACCGAGGCGGCCAAGATCCTGCCCGACGCGAGCCCCTGGGACGCGCTGCGCCACCTCGACGAGCACGGCACCCACATCGAGGGCGTCGACGAGGTCCAGGCGTGGCTGCAGGGCATCATGGACGAGGCCATCCAGAACCTCGACGGCACCCACTTCGAACTCGCCGAGCGCGTGCGCAAGGTGGAGTCCCGGATCGCCCCGGCGGGCGGCGCCGCGGCCCCGTACTACACCTCCCCCTCGGAGGACTTCTCGCGTCCGGGCCGCACCTGGCTGCCGACCATGGGCCAGACCCGCTTCCCCGTCTACGACCTGGTCTCGACCTGGTACCACGAGGGCGTCCCGGGTCACCACCTCCAGCTCGCGCAGTGGACGCACGTGGCGGACCAGCTCTCCCGCTACCAGGCCACGGTCGGCTGGGTCAGTGCCAACTGCGAGGGCTGGGCCCTGTACGCCGAGCGCCTGATGGACGAGCTGGGCTACCTCACGGACGCCGAGCAGCGCCTGGGCTACCTGGACTGCCAGATGATGCGCGCCGCGCGGGTCATCGTCGACATCGGCATGCACCTGGGTCTGGAGATCCCGGCGGACTCGCCGTTCCACCCGGGCGAGACCTGGACCGTGGACCTGGCGCAGGAGTTCTTCGGGCTGCACAGCGGCCGCCCCGCGGACTTCATCGAGAGCGAGCTGACCCGCTACGTCTCGATGCCCGGCCAGGCGATCGGCTACAAGCTGGGCGAGCGCGCGTGGCTGCTGGGCCGGGAGAACGCCCGCGCCGCGCACGGCGAGTCCTTCGACCTGAAGGCCTGGCACATGGCGGCCCTCTCGCAGGGTTCGCTGGGCCTGGACGACCTGGTGGACGAGCTGTCCAAGCTCTGA
- a CDS encoding rhodanese-like domain-containing protein, with amino-acid sequence MTTTQQPTATGTAHTATTNSVLRVPPATPAAAAAYFAASLAFHADVSDVAGALKAHREHGAELGFQIIDSRSTPSWDQAHIPGAVHLPTALIPEQAERLLDKNVPVVTYCWGPGCNGATRSALALAQLGFQVKEMLGGIEYWIREGFEVETWQGREQRPEADPLTAPTDSDDCGC; translated from the coding sequence ATGACGACGACGCAGCAGCCCACCGCCACCGGCACCGCCCACACCGCCACCACCAACTCCGTGCTCCGGGTGCCCCCGGCCACCCCCGCGGCGGCCGCCGCGTACTTCGCCGCCAGCCTCGCCTTCCACGCGGACGTCTCCGACGTCGCCGGCGCCCTCAAGGCCCACCGTGAGCACGGCGCCGAACTCGGCTTCCAGATCATCGACTCGCGCTCCACCCCCTCCTGGGACCAGGCCCACATCCCCGGCGCGGTCCACCTGCCCACGGCCCTCATCCCCGAGCAGGCCGAGCGGCTCCTCGACAAGAATGTCCCCGTGGTCACGTACTGCTGGGGCCCCGGCTGCAACGGCGCCACCCGCTCCGCCCTCGCCCTCGCGCAGCTCGGCTTCCAGGTCAAGGAGATGCTCGGCGGCATCGAGTACTGGATCCGCGAGGGCTTCGAGGTCGAGACCTGGCAGGGCCGGGAGCAGCGTCCCGAGGCCGACCCGCTGACCGCCCCCACCGACTCCGACGACTGCGGCTGCTGA
- a CDS encoding Lrp/AsnC family transcriptional regulator, whose amino-acid sequence MTDYSPDATDWRILEALQADGRATFAELARAVAMSPSAVTERVRRLEEAGVITGYTATVDPQKLGKSIMALVRLRYPHGNYKPFHDLLEATPEILEAHHVTGDDCFVLKVVSRSMSHLEEVTGRIAGLGSVTTSVIYSSPLSRRPLSP is encoded by the coding sequence ATGACCGACTATTCCCCTGACGCCACCGACTGGCGCATCCTGGAGGCGCTCCAGGCCGACGGCCGCGCCACCTTCGCCGAGCTGGCCCGCGCGGTCGCGATGTCCCCGAGCGCCGTCACCGAGCGGGTGCGGCGGCTGGAGGAGGCGGGCGTGATCACCGGGTACACCGCGACGGTCGATCCGCAGAAGCTCGGGAAGTCCATCATGGCGCTGGTGCGGCTGCGCTATCCGCACGGGAACTACAAGCCGTTCCACGATCTCCTGGAGGCCACGCCGGAGATCCTGGAGGCCCACCACGTCACGGGTGACGACTGCTTCGTCCTCAAGGTCGTGTCCCGCTCGATGTCCCACCTCGAAGAGGTCACCGGCAGGATCGCCGGGCTCGGCTCGGTGACGACCAGCGTCATCTACTCCTCGCCACTGTCCCGGCGCCCGCTCAGTCCCTGA
- a CDS encoding SMC family ATPase: MRLHRLKVTAFGPFAEPQEIDFDALSGAGIFLLHGPTGAGKTSVLDAVCYALYGSVPGPRQAPGTSLRSDHAAPETATEVTLELTAGGRRLEITRRPEQPRPKKRGTGTTKDKAQSRLREHLGEPGWQGLSRSHQEIGEEIEQLLGMSREQFCQVVLLPQGEFARFLRADAEARGRLLGRLFDTRRFAAVETLLAEQRRAAEAKVRAGDEKVLGTAQRLAQAAGDSADLRAWPHPAHQPGDPGLAEAVRAWAAVARCSARERLTVRTHALTAVEHRHAAARRAAEDARELDRLQRRHAEAVHRAEVLAEAAPERERVRTLLDRARRGALVAPALDLREAAAAAHRAAAHAVDDARRRLHPDLAEAGAEQLAALEQRLRGELGALGAAQRAEQRSADISRERAALDRESRAAEEQQQESADWLARWEPLRAALRERVDTAQQAATQAEHLAGRLEPARQHLAAARRRDALAAEARATSGELLSVREESAAARERWLELKETRLRGIAAELAEALVAGEPCTVCGSADHPAPARPAPGHVDRAAEDAAHARFERAEERRARTERELAAVRQAHTDAAAAAGDATTAELLDRAQELTALHAAAHSAAAGLHGARERLAHAEREHASRSADRLDAERRIAARSSRREALDEEQQALEEELARVRAGSASVGDRARLLETRVRLVADAAAALHRAEAAAERLKEADGRLADAAFRAGFDTTEAAADAVLSAYEHSALQRRMDAWQAEEALLADRFAEADAARAATQPPADPRAAEERAERTAARLRTAGSAADAARQRCAELDRLSRQAESELRALGPLRESYDRVAGLAGLTAGTSADNERKMRLEAYVLAARLEQVAAAATVRLLRMSGGRYTLVHSDARAGGRGRSGLGLHVVDAWTGSERDTATLSGGETFFASLALALGLADVVTDEAGGMRLDTLFIDEGFGSLDEQALDEVLDVLDSLRERDRSVGIVSHVADLRTRVQTQLEIVKQRGGSVVRHHTGDAPS; encoded by the coding sequence ATGAGGCTGCACCGGCTCAAGGTCACCGCCTTCGGGCCCTTCGCCGAACCCCAGGAGATCGATTTCGACGCGCTCTCCGGCGCCGGGATCTTCCTCCTGCACGGGCCCACCGGCGCGGGCAAGACCTCCGTGCTCGACGCGGTCTGCTACGCCCTGTACGGCTCCGTCCCCGGCCCGCGCCAGGCACCCGGCACCAGCCTGCGCAGCGACCACGCCGCCCCCGAGACGGCCACCGAGGTCACCCTCGAACTCACCGCCGGCGGCCGCCGCCTGGAGATCACCCGGCGCCCCGAACAGCCCCGCCCCAAGAAGCGCGGCACCGGCACCACCAAGGACAAGGCCCAGAGCCGGCTCCGCGAACACCTCGGCGAGCCGGGCTGGCAGGGACTCAGCCGCTCCCACCAGGAGATCGGCGAGGAGATCGAGCAGCTGCTCGGCATGAGCCGGGAACAGTTCTGCCAGGTGGTGCTGCTGCCCCAGGGCGAGTTCGCGCGGTTCCTGCGCGCCGACGCCGAAGCCCGTGGCCGACTGCTGGGACGGCTCTTCGACACCCGCCGCTTCGCCGCCGTCGAAACCCTGCTCGCCGAACAGCGCCGGGCCGCCGAGGCCAAGGTGCGCGCGGGCGACGAGAAGGTCCTCGGCACGGCCCAGCGCCTCGCCCAGGCCGCCGGGGACAGCGCCGACCTGCGCGCCTGGCCGCATCCCGCGCACCAGCCCGGCGACCCCGGGCTCGCCGAGGCGGTACGGGCCTGGGCGGCCGTGGCCCGCTGCTCGGCCCGCGAACGGCTGACCGTACGCACCCACGCCCTCACCGCCGTCGAACACCGGCACGCGGCGGCCCGCCGGGCCGCCGAGGACGCCCGCGAACTCGACCGGCTCCAGCGGCGCCACGCCGAAGCCGTGCACCGCGCCGAGGTCCTCGCCGAGGCCGCACCCGAGCGGGAACGGGTCCGCACACTCCTCGACCGGGCCCGCCGGGGCGCCCTGGTGGCCCCCGCCCTCGACCTGCGTGAAGCGGCGGCCGCGGCCCACCGGGCCGCCGCGCACGCCGTCGACGACGCGCGGCGACGGCTGCACCCCGACCTCGCCGAGGCGGGCGCCGAGCAGCTCGCGGCCCTCGAACAGCGACTGCGCGGGGAACTCGGCGCGCTCGGCGCCGCCCAGCGCGCCGAACAGCGCAGCGCCGACATCTCCCGCGAACGCGCCGCCCTGGACCGCGAGTCCCGCGCCGCCGAGGAACAGCAGCAGGAGTCGGCCGACTGGCTCGCCCGCTGGGAACCCCTGCGGGCCGCCTTGCGCGAACGCGTGGACACCGCCCAGCAGGCCGCGACCCAGGCCGAACACCTGGCGGGCCGGCTGGAGCCCGCCCGGCAGCACCTGGCCGCGGCCCGGCGCCGGGACGCGCTCGCCGCCGAGGCGCGGGCCACCTCCGGCGAGCTGCTCTCCGTACGCGAGGAGTCCGCGGCGGCCCGGGAGCGCTGGCTGGAGCTGAAGGAGACCCGGCTGCGCGGGATCGCCGCCGAACTCGCCGAGGCACTCGTCGCGGGGGAACCGTGCACCGTCTGCGGCTCGGCCGACCACCCCGCACCGGCCCGCCCGGCCCCCGGCCATGTGGACCGCGCCGCGGAGGACGCCGCCCACGCCCGCTTCGAACGGGCCGAGGAACGGCGCGCGCGGACCGAACGCGAACTGGCCGCGGTGCGGCAGGCCCACACCGACGCGGCGGCCGCCGCCGGGGACGCCACCACGGCCGAACTGCTCGACCGCGCCCAGGAGCTGACCGCTCTGCACGCGGCCGCCCACTCCGCGGCGGCGGGACTGCACGGAGCCCGAGAGCGGCTGGCCCATGCCGAACGCGAACACGCCTCCCGCAGCGCCGACCGGCTCGACGCCGAACGCCGCATCGCCGCCCGCTCCTCGCGCCGCGAGGCCCTGGACGAGGAACAGCAGGCGCTGGAGGAGGAACTGGCCCGCGTCCGGGCCGGCTCGGCCAGCGTCGGCGACCGCGCCCGGCTGCTGGAGACCCGGGTCCGGCTGGTGGCGGACGCCGCCGCCGCACTGCACCGCGCCGAAGCAGCCGCGGAACGCCTGAAGGAAGCCGACGGACGGCTCGCCGACGCCGCCTTCCGGGCGGGCTTCGACACCACCGAGGCGGCCGCCGACGCGGTGCTCAGCGCCTACGAACACAGCGCCCTGCAACGCCGGATGGACGCCTGGCAGGCCGAAGAGGCGCTGCTGGCCGACCGGTTCGCCGAGGCCGACGCGGCCCGGGCGGCCACGCAGCCCCCTGCCGACCCGCGCGCCGCCGAGGAACGGGCCGAACGGACAGCGGCCCGGCTGCGCACCGCCGGTTCGGCCGCGGACGCCGCGCGGCAGCGCTGCGCCGAACTGGACCGGCTGTCCCGGCAGGCCGAGAGCGAACTGCGCGCGCTCGGCCCGCTCCGCGAGAGCTACGACCGGGTGGCCGGCCTGGCCGGTCTCACCGCGGGCACCTCCGCCGACAACGAGCGCAAGATGCGCCTGGAGGCCTACGTACTGGCCGCCCGGCTGGAACAGGTCGCGGCGGCCGCGACGGTACGGCTGCTGCGCATGTCCGGCGGCCGGTACACGCTGGTCCACTCCGACGCCAGGGCGGGCGGCCGGGGCCGCTCCGGACTCGGCCTGCACGTGGTCGATGCCTGGACCGGCAGTGAGCGGGACACCGCCACCCTGTCCGGCGGCGAGACCTTCTTCGCCTCGCTCGCCCTGGCGCTCGGGCTCGCCGACGTGGTGACCGACGAGGCGGGCGGGATGCGCCTGGACACCCTCTTCATCGACGAGGGCTTCGGCAGCCTGGACGAACAGGCCCTGGACGAGGTGCTCGACGTACTCGACTCGCTGCGGGAGCGGGACCGCAGTGTCGGGATCGTCAGTCACGTCGCGGACCTGCGCACGCGGGTCCAGACCCAGTTGGAGATTGTCAAGCAGCGAGGTGGTTCGGTGGTGCGCCACCACACGGGCGACGCCCCGTCGTAG
- a CDS encoding exonuclease SbcCD subunit D — MRLLHTSDLHLGRAFHRVNLLGAQAAFVDHLVETVRAREVDAVLVAGDIYDRAVPPLPAVELFDQVLHRLADLGVPTVMISGNHDSARRLGVGAGLIGRAGIHLRTDPAGCADPVVLGDVHGEVALYGLPYLEPALVKDALDAPKVSHEAVLGAAMDRIRDDLATRGPGTRSVVLAHAFVTGGQASDSERDIAVGGVESVPASLFDGIDYTALGHLHGCQTINERVRYSGSPLAYSFSEVHHRKTMWLIELGAPGTDVVAERIDTPVPRPLARIRGPLEELLEDPALAGHEQAWVEATLTDPVRPEDPMARLTVRFPHTLSLAFDPQGREEDDGASYAQRLKGRSDQEIAEDFVTHVRGGGAADEGERAVLRAAFDGVRVDGALLDNGHRERER, encoded by the coding sequence ATGAGACTCCTGCACACCTCCGACCTCCACCTCGGCCGGGCCTTCCACCGGGTGAACCTGCTCGGGGCCCAGGCCGCCTTCGTCGACCACCTCGTCGAGACCGTCCGCGCGCGCGAGGTGGACGCCGTGCTCGTCGCGGGCGACATCTACGACCGGGCCGTGCCGCCCCTGCCCGCCGTCGAGCTGTTCGATCAGGTACTGCACCGCCTCGCCGACCTCGGTGTGCCCACCGTGATGATCTCCGGCAACCACGACTCCGCCCGGCGGCTCGGCGTGGGGGCCGGGCTGATCGGCCGGGCCGGGATCCACCTGCGGACCGACCCCGCCGGGTGCGCCGACCCCGTCGTACTGGGCGACGTACACGGCGAGGTCGCGCTCTACGGGTTGCCGTACCTCGAACCGGCCCTGGTCAAGGACGCCCTCGACGCACCGAAGGTGAGCCACGAGGCGGTGCTCGGCGCCGCCATGGACCGGATCCGCGACGACCTCGCCACCCGCGGCCCCGGCACCCGGTCCGTCGTCCTCGCGCACGCCTTCGTCACCGGCGGCCAGGCCAGCGACAGCGAACGCGACATCGCCGTCGGCGGGGTCGAATCGGTGCCCGCCTCCCTCTTCGACGGCATCGACTACACCGCACTCGGCCATCTGCACGGCTGCCAGACGATCAACGAACGGGTCCGCTACTCCGGTTCCCCGCTCGCCTATTCCTTCTCCGAGGTCCACCACCGCAAGACCATGTGGCTGATCGAACTGGGCGCCCCCGGCACGGACGTGGTGGCCGAGCGGATCGACACCCCCGTGCCGCGCCCGCTCGCCCGCATCCGCGGCCCCCTGGAGGAACTCCTGGAGGACCCCGCGCTCGCCGGACACGAGCAGGCGTGGGTCGAGGCCACCCTCACCGACCCGGTCCGCCCCGAGGACCCGATGGCCCGGCTCACCGTCCGCTTCCCGCACACCCTCAGCCTCGCCTTCGACCCCCAGGGCCGCGAGGAGGACGACGGCGCCTCCTACGCGCAGCGCCTCAAGGGCCGCAGCGACCAGGAGATCGCCGAGGACTTCGTCACCCACGTCCGCGGCGGGGGCGCGGCCGACGAGGGCGAACGGGCCGTGCTGCGGGCCGCCTTCGACGGCGTGCGCGTGGACGGCGCGCTGCTCGACAACGGACACCGGGAGCGGGAGCGATGA
- a CDS encoding BlaI/MecI/CopY family transcriptional regulator translates to MGEANPERLPAGELESSVLAVLWAAAAPLTPGQVQGALGTSHARTTVTTILSRLHEKGAVSRTRSGRGFAYLPTEDASGLTARRMHSELQKTEDRGAVLTRFVSQLSDDDEQLLRSLLDGGGDGGTDGGTA, encoded by the coding sequence ATGGGTGAGGCCAACCCGGAACGGCTACCGGCCGGCGAGCTGGAGTCCTCGGTGCTCGCCGTCCTGTGGGCGGCCGCCGCGCCGCTGACCCCCGGCCAGGTCCAGGGGGCGCTGGGCACCTCGCACGCGCGGACGACCGTCACGACGATCCTGTCCCGGCTCCACGAGAAGGGCGCGGTGTCCCGCACCCGCTCCGGGCGCGGTTTCGCCTACCTCCCGACCGAGGACGCCTCCGGGCTCACGGCTCGGCGCATGCACTCGGAGCTGCAGAAGACCGAGGACCGCGGCGCGGTGCTGACCCGTTTCGTCTCCCAGCTGAGCGACGACGACGAACAGCTGCTGCGGTCCCTGCTCGACGGAGGCGGCGACGGAGGCACCGACGGGGGCACCGCATGA
- a CDS encoding M56 family metallopeptidase has translation MIYAVWLPLLVPFLAGPVGHRLAACLPPRQAAWLLTVAAAGLALGSSVALALLVVPGATHLRVVAVLGRLLTPLRTGSPDAVVAVAVVAAALLAWSVARLVRGANRRWAQVRRAGRLAAHAHGELVVLDEPGPDAYALPGSPGRIVVTTGMLHALSAAEREALFAHERAHLRERHHLFAAVVDLAALCHPALRALREPLAYALERSADEAAARATGDRGLTARAIGRAALAARAAGTPGPARPAFALAATAGPVPRRVAALLGRPVEAAPAPRTRTARRLTAAALLACLVLSGAAALDAARDLHAGIEAAQGESAGK, from the coding sequence ATGATCTACGCGGTCTGGCTGCCGCTCCTCGTCCCCTTCCTCGCCGGACCCGTGGGCCACCGGCTGGCGGCCTGTCTGCCGCCCCGGCAGGCCGCGTGGCTGCTGACCGTCGCCGCGGCCGGTCTGGCCCTCGGCAGTTCGGTGGCGCTCGCCCTGCTCGTCGTCCCCGGCGCCACGCACCTGCGCGTCGTGGCGGTCCTGGGCAGGCTGCTCACCCCCCTGCGGACGGGTTCGCCCGACGCCGTGGTGGCGGTGGCCGTCGTGGCCGCGGCCCTGCTGGCCTGGTCCGTCGCGCGGCTGGTGCGGGGCGCGAACCGGCGGTGGGCCCAGGTGCGCCGCGCCGGGCGGCTGGCGGCGCACGCCCACGGCGAGCTGGTGGTCCTGGACGAGCCGGGGCCGGACGCCTACGCGCTGCCCGGAAGCCCGGGCCGGATCGTGGTGACCACCGGCATGCTGCACGCGCTGTCGGCCGCCGAGCGCGAGGCGCTGTTCGCCCACGAACGCGCGCACCTGCGCGAGCGGCACCACCTCTTCGCGGCCGTGGTCGACCTGGCGGCGCTGTGCCATCCGGCGCTGCGCGCGCTGCGCGAACCGCTCGCCTACGCCCTGGAGCGCAGCGCCGACGAGGCGGCCGCGCGCGCCACCGGCGACCGGGGTCTGACGGCCCGGGCGATCGGCCGGGCCGCGCTGGCCGCGCGCGCCGCCGGGACGCCCGGCCCGGCCCGGCCCGCCTTCGCGCTGGCCGCGACGGCCGGTCCGGTACCGCGCCGGGTGGCGGCCCTGCTCGGCCGTCCGGTGGAGGCCGCGCCCGCGCCGCGTACCCGTACGGCCCGGCGGCTCACCGCCGCCGCCCTGCTGGCCTGCCTGGTCCTGTCCGGCGCCGCGGCCCTGGACGCGGCGCGGGACCTGCACGCGGGCATCGAGGCGGCGCAGGGCGAGTCCGCCGGGAAGTGA
- a CDS encoding YigZ family protein: MKADQYVTVAREGVHESEINRSRFLCALAPAATEREAQDFVARIRKEHPTASHNCYAYVVGADASVQKASDDGEPGGTAGVPMLQMLMRRDIRYAVAVVTRYYGGVKLGAGGLIRAYGGVVGEALDTLGTVTRRRYRLVTVTVDHQRAGKTQNDLRSTGRTVVDLRYGAAVEIEIALPEADLPAFEAWLADSTAGSATLTLGGETYAP, translated from the coding sequence GTGAAGGCAGACCAGTACGTCACGGTGGCCCGCGAGGGCGTCCACGAGTCCGAGATCAACCGCTCGCGCTTCCTCTGCGCGCTCGCGCCCGCCGCGACCGAGCGCGAGGCCCAGGACTTCGTCGCCCGCATCCGCAAGGAGCACCCCACCGCCTCGCACAACTGCTACGCCTACGTCGTCGGAGCCGACGCCTCCGTCCAGAAGGCCAGCGACGACGGCGAACCCGGCGGCACCGCCGGAGTGCCCATGCTGCAGATGCTGATGCGGCGCGACATCCGCTACGCCGTGGCCGTGGTCACCCGCTACTACGGCGGCGTGAAGCTCGGCGCGGGCGGGCTGATCCGGGCCTACGGCGGCGTGGTCGGCGAGGCCCTCGACACCCTGGGCACCGTCACCCGCCGCCGCTACCGCCTCGTCACCGTCACCGTCGACCACCAGCGGGCCGGCAAGACCCAGAACGACCTGCGCTCGACCGGCCGGACCGTGGTCGACCTGCGCTACGGCGCCGCCGTGGAGATCGAGATCGCCCTGCCCGAGGCCGATCTGCCCGCCTTCGAGGCGTGGCTCGCCGACAGTACGGCGGGCAGCGCGACCCTCACCCTGGGCGGCGAGACGTACGCCCCCTGA
- a CDS encoding CoA-binding protein has product MYGDPATIRRILTEHGDTWAVVGLSNNSDRAAYGVARVLQRFGKRVVPVHPKAETVHGEQGYPSLAAIPFPVDVVDVFVNSALAGPVADEAVAAGARAVWFQLGVVDEEAFARTTAAGLDMVMDRCPAIEIPAL; this is encoded by the coding sequence GTGTACGGCGACCCGGCAACCATCCGCAGGATCCTCACCGAGCACGGCGACACCTGGGCGGTGGTGGGGCTGTCCAACAACAGCGACCGCGCCGCCTACGGCGTGGCCCGGGTGCTCCAGCGGTTCGGGAAGCGGGTGGTCCCGGTGCACCCGAAGGCGGAAACGGTCCACGGCGAGCAGGGGTACCCCTCGCTGGCCGCGATCCCGTTCCCGGTGGACGTGGTGGACGTCTTCGTGAACAGCGCGCTGGCCGGTCCGGTCGCGGACGAGGCCGTCGCGGCCGGTGCCCGGGCCGTCTGGTTCCAGCTCGGCGTGGTCGACGAGGAAGCCTTCGCCCGGACGACCGCCGCCGGGCTGGACATGGTCATGGACCGATGCCCGGCGATCGAGATCCCGGCCCTGTAA